One Alkalicoccus halolimnae DNA segment encodes these proteins:
- a CDS encoding acyl-CoA dehydrogenase family protein has protein sequence MDFSLTKEQRMIQEMVRDFAEKEIAPKAEAIDKEERFPDEIFKKMGDLGLMGIPFPEEYGGSGGDTLSYILAVEEIGKACGSTGLSYAAAVSLGASPIYHFGTEAQKQEHLVPLASGQSLASFGLTEPNAGSDAGGTRTKAVKQGDKYVINGEKCWITNASYARTVTVTAVTGEDERGRKKISAFIVPTDAPGLTIRAEYEKMGVKGSNTTELILEDVEVPEENILGDPEKGFHQFLYTLDGGRISIAALALGIGRAAYEAALHYSQERKQFGKNIGSFQAIQFKLSDMAMELELAKNMIVKAAWLKDNNKPFKKEAAMAKLFASEAATRACNQSLQIHGGYGYMREYKIERFLRDAKLMEIGEGTSEIQRLVIAREIGCPSK, from the coding sequence ATGGATTTTTCATTAACGAAAGAACAGCGCATGATACAGGAAATGGTCCGCGACTTTGCCGAAAAAGAAATTGCTCCTAAAGCAGAAGCAATCGATAAAGAGGAGAGATTCCCTGATGAAATATTTAAAAAAATGGGGGATCTTGGTTTAATGGGAATACCATTTCCTGAAGAGTATGGCGGATCGGGCGGGGATACACTTTCCTACATTCTTGCAGTTGAAGAAATCGGGAAAGCATGCGGAAGTACAGGATTGAGTTACGCAGCGGCCGTCTCATTGGGAGCTTCTCCAATTTATCATTTTGGAACAGAAGCTCAGAAGCAGGAGCACCTCGTACCTCTTGCAAGCGGCCAGAGTCTTGCTTCATTTGGGTTAACGGAACCTAATGCCGGATCCGATGCAGGAGGTACTCGTACAAAAGCAGTTAAACAGGGAGACAAATATGTAATTAACGGAGAAAAGTGCTGGATTACCAACGCTTCGTACGCAAGAACGGTTACTGTTACCGCTGTAACAGGAGAGGATGAGCGGGGACGGAAAAAAATCTCTGCATTTATTGTCCCTACCGATGCTCCGGGACTAACAATCCGGGCGGAGTATGAAAAAATGGGGGTAAAAGGCTCCAATACAACAGAGCTTATTCTGGAGGATGTTGAAGTGCCGGAAGAGAATATTCTGGGGGATCCAGAGAAAGGATTCCACCAGTTTTTGTACACGCTTGACGGGGGGAGAATTTCTATTGCTGCTCTTGCGCTCGGAATTGGGCGTGCTGCATATGAAGCGGCTCTTCATTACAGTCAGGAAAGGAAACAGTTCGGTAAAAACATAGGCAGTTTTCAGGCTATTCAATTCAAGCTCTCTGATATGGCGATGGAACTTGAACTTGCTAAAAATATGATTGTTAAAGCTGCATGGCTTAAAGACAATAACAAGCCGTTCAAAAAAGAGGCAGCCATGGCTAAATTGTTTGCATCTGAAGCGGCAACGAGAGCCTGCAATCAATCTCTGCAGATCCATGGAGGCTACGGCTACATGCGGGAATATAAAATTGAAAGATTTCTCCGCGATGCCAAATTAATGGAAATTGGGGAAGGCACTTCAGAAATCCAGCGTCTCGTCATCGCAAGAGAAATCGGCTGTCCATCGAAATAA
- a CDS encoding NAD-dependent epimerase/dehydratase family protein, with translation MKKVLILGGTRFFGKRLAEKLEELGCDITIATRGNADTSFLKNGRHLEIDRFNRKSLEKAAQEKWDVIYDQICFSSEDALNAAEIFKDRVNKYIFTSTLSVYDINEKEEKYEHDFDPWKYPLKRGRREDFSYGEGKRQAEALFFQKASFPVTAVRPPIVLGEDDYTERLHKLVRKVLKNEAIGIDQLDNKLSFVDSDDLASFLLWCGEQKIEGPVNASAPDQISHQKMIKEIERAAGKEAILVSSSEAEASPMNFAESIYQNTDRVEQFGYYFRPLSSWFRPLVELIVEKEKQEMSEN, from the coding sequence ATGAAAAAAGTGCTGATACTTGGCGGTACACGTTTTTTCGGTAAAAGACTAGCTGAAAAACTCGAAGAATTAGGCTGTGACATCACTATAGCAACGAGGGGAAATGCGGATACCAGTTTCTTGAAAAACGGCCGTCACTTGGAAATTGACCGTTTCAATAGAAAATCCCTGGAAAAAGCAGCTCAGGAAAAATGGGATGTTATATATGACCAAATCTGTTTCAGCTCTGAAGATGCGCTGAATGCAGCAGAAATATTTAAAGACAGAGTGAATAAATATATTTTTACATCTACATTATCGGTCTATGATATAAACGAAAAAGAAGAAAAATACGAACACGATTTTGACCCGTGGAAGTATCCTCTTAAACGTGGAAGAAGGGAGGATTTTTCCTATGGTGAAGGTAAAAGGCAGGCCGAGGCACTATTCTTTCAGAAGGCCTCCTTTCCTGTAACTGCCGTACGCCCGCCGATTGTACTGGGGGAAGATGATTACACAGAGCGGCTTCATAAACTGGTAAGGAAGGTATTGAAAAATGAAGCAATCGGCATTGACCAGCTGGATAACAAACTCTCTTTTGTCGACTCTGATGATTTGGCTTCTTTTCTTCTCTGGTGCGGAGAACAAAAAATTGAAGGACCAGTAAATGCATCCGCCCCAGATCAAATTTCTCACCAGAAAATGATAAAGGAGATCGAGAGGGCGGCAGGAAAAGAAGCTATCCTCGTTTCATCTTCAGAAGCAGAAGCTTCGCCAATGAATTTTGCGGAGTCTATTTATCAAAATACAGATCGTGTCGAACAATTCGGATATTATTTCCGTCCGCTGAGCAGCTGGTTTAGACCGCTTGTCGAACTGATTGTGGAAAAAGAGAAGCAGGAAATGTCAGAGAATTAG
- a CDS encoding NAD(P)-dependent oxidoreductase, protein MKIALFGSTGRVGRIFTERALAEGHHITALIRNQKNLPLSIQNDRNFTFITGDAKNEEDIKKIIHDDTDLVFSALSTDKTDTLSKGVPLIIKEMKKKNITRLVTIGTAGILQARSQPETLRYKAKESKRKMTAAAEEHEAVYSLLEKSGLEWTIFCPTYLPEGPAGGEIASEIDYLPEEGTQISTGNTAFFAYENLLNKAFYRKRVGIVEKG, encoded by the coding sequence ATGAAAATCGCGCTGTTTGGATCTACCGGAAGAGTAGGCAGGATTTTTACTGAACGGGCTTTGGCTGAAGGCCATCATATAACAGCACTAATTAGAAATCAAAAAAATCTGCCTCTTTCCATACAAAATGACCGTAATTTTACCTTCATTACCGGGGACGCAAAAAACGAGGAAGACATAAAGAAAATTATTCATGATGATACTGATTTAGTATTCAGTGCCCTGTCCACGGATAAAACAGATACATTAAGTAAAGGTGTGCCTTTGATAATTAAAGAAATGAAAAAGAAAAATATAACAAGACTTGTGACAATTGGAACCGCTGGAATACTTCAGGCCCGCTCCCAGCCTGAAACTCTTCGTTATAAAGCAAAAGAATCAAAACGAAAAATGACCGCTGCTGCTGAAGAACATGAAGCTGTTTATTCCTTACTTGAAAAATCAGGATTAGAATGGACCATATTCTGTCCTACCTATCTGCCGGAAGGTCCCGCAGGAGGAGAAATAGCAAGTGAGATAGACTACCTGCCCGAAGAAGGCACACAAATATCCACTGGAAACACTGCTTTTTTTGCTTATGAGAACTTATTAAACAAGGCTTTTTACCGAAAACGCGTAGGGATTGTTGAAAAAGGATAA
- a CDS encoding response regulator transcription factor: MKVLIGMEHELTTYGLIQLIKDLRPVEYIVTAKNGEEVLKNLRRYSFDLLIIQEALPGAISIKSLLNSVEEKTITTLICDDPVCENSAGADAVIFEKLPLDDWMKNLDRIIRGEKMQQSPSLINEETETLTRREEEVYRLKIQGYSVRESAGFLNISEKTIENHRRNIAKKLQLHSKRDWIEKGKILGFL, from the coding sequence ATGAAAGTGCTTATTGGAATGGAACATGAACTTACAACGTATGGATTAATTCAATTAATTAAAGATCTAAGACCGGTTGAATATATTGTAACAGCAAAGAATGGAGAAGAGGTATTAAAAAACCTCCGTCGATATTCCTTTGATTTACTCATTATTCAAGAAGCACTTCCCGGAGCAATCAGTATCAAATCGCTGCTGAATTCGGTGGAAGAAAAGACTATCACGACTTTAATTTGTGATGATCCGGTGTGTGAAAACAGTGCCGGGGCAGACGCCGTTATTTTTGAAAAGCTGCCTCTGGATGACTGGATGAAAAACCTGGACAGAATTATCCGCGGAGAAAAAATGCAGCAGTCCCCCTCTTTAATCAACGAAGAAACAGAGACACTTACAAGGAGGGAAGAGGAAGTTTATCGTCTTAAAATACAGGGATATTCTGTAAGAGAATCTGCGGGCTTTCTAAATATATCTGAAAAAACCATTGAGAATCATCGCAGAAACATAGCTAAAAAGCTGCAATTGCATTCCAAGAGGGACTGGATAGAAAAAGGAAAAATTCTCGGATTTCTGTGA
- a CDS encoding ABC transporter ATP-binding protein produces MRVKHISKYIHHQAILSDIDFDALTGNIIGIVGRNGAGKTTLLRTMAGILKPTHGDVLIDGFSIFKKPGLKEQIIFVPDSSEALKNYSTKELIYLYKHIYPKFDEEYMHSLMHRFRLEPISKIGNYSKGQKALFILIAAFSTNAKYILLDEPTDGLDVIIKKQVLQILVEEVSQKDIAVIISSHRLDELEYMVNDVILIKDGRVDSHYELDIMKLEYKKAQLAFEESMPEIIKDKVYLLDQTGRVYTVLIDKSDHSTEELIKSHSPLLYEELSLSLEDYFIAKLGGSDDV; encoded by the coding sequence ATGAGAGTTAAACACATTTCTAAATATATCCATCATCAGGCCATCTTATCCGATATAGACTTTGATGCTCTCACAGGTAACATTATCGGAATCGTAGGAAGAAATGGAGCAGGAAAAACGACATTGTTAAGGACAATGGCCGGGATTCTCAAACCTACCCACGGTGATGTTCTCATTGATGGTTTTAGTATTTTCAAAAAGCCTGGTCTGAAAGAACAGATTATTTTCGTCCCGGATTCCTCGGAAGCCTTGAAGAATTACAGCACAAAAGAACTCATCTATCTATACAAACATATTTATCCTAAATTCGATGAAGAATATATGCACTCTCTCATGCACAGGTTTAGACTGGAGCCAATTTCAAAAATAGGAAACTACTCCAAGGGCCAGAAGGCACTTTTTATTCTCATAGCTGCCTTTTCTACCAACGCAAAATATATTTTACTGGACGAGCCTACAGACGGCCTCGATGTAATTATTAAAAAACAGGTTCTGCAGATTCTCGTTGAGGAAGTTTCACAAAAAGATATTGCTGTCATCATTTCATCCCATCGTCTGGATGAACTGGAATACATGGTCAATGATGTCATTCTGATAAAAGATGGACGGGTAGACAGTCATTATGAACTGGATATAATGAAACTGGAATATAAAAAGGCTCAGCTCGCTTTTGAAGAATCTATGCCGGAAATAATAAAGGATAAGGTCTATCTTCTCGATCAAACCGGCAGGGTTTATACTGTGCTGATAGATAAAAGTGACCATTCAACAGAAGAATTAATCAAAAGTCACTCCCCTCTTCTTTACGAAGAACTATCCCTATCACTCGAAGATTATTTTATAGCTAAACTGGGGGGAAGCGATGATGTTTGA
- a CDS encoding sulfite exporter TauE/SafE family protein, whose translation MFETIDSLSQIIREPFMNAARQTESIPLLFAFLLGIVGALAPCQLSGNVSAITLYGTNSLRKGISWSETIFYVLGKITAFSGLGLIVVLLGQEFQRQLPIFFEPFRMLLGPLLIVIGLYMMGVFTLRFLIPLWKHKQKKRGKWGAFLLGFSFSLGFCPTMFLLFFVLLLPVAVTSSSGAALPAVFAVGTSLPFLLVIFVIWYLELGGQAVKTGRKIGGVVQKGAGVLMVLWGILDVLTFW comes from the coding sequence ATGTTTGAAACGATTGACTCCTTGTCACAAATAATTCGAGAACCGTTTATGAATGCAGCCCGTCAGACAGAATCGATCCCGCTGCTTTTTGCTTTTTTATTAGGCATAGTAGGGGCGCTTGCTCCCTGCCAGCTGTCAGGAAATGTAAGTGCAATTACGCTCTATGGGACGAATTCTTTAAGGAAAGGCATCTCATGGAGCGAGACAATTTTTTATGTACTCGGTAAAATTACAGCCTTCAGTGGACTGGGATTGATCGTAGTTTTATTGGGACAGGAATTTCAGCGCCAGCTGCCAATCTTTTTTGAACCTTTCAGAATGCTTCTCGGCCCGCTTCTCATAGTGATCGGACTGTACATGATGGGAGTATTTACACTTCGCTTTTTAATACCACTTTGGAAGCACAAACAGAAAAAAAGGGGGAAGTGGGGAGCTTTCCTGCTTGGATTCAGTTTTTCATTAGGATTCTGTCCTACAATGTTTCTGCTCTTTTTTGTCCTTTTACTACCGGTGGCCGTAACTTCTTCTTCAGGAGCTGCGCTTCCGGCTGTATTTGCGGTTGGCACCTCGCTTCCGTTTTTATTGGTTATTTTCGTCATCTGGTATCTGGAACTTGGAGGACAAGCCGTAAAAACGGGAAGAAAGATCGGCGGAGTGGTCCAGAAGGGTGCAGGAGTGCTTATGGTCTTGTGGGGAATTCTGGATGTATTAACTTTTTGGTAG
- the cydS gene encoding cytochrome bd oxidase small subunit CydS — protein MGMTEFLIFAAPLIVLVICVVLVFVWGAKAGPPAFIENTEQAEYKNSANEEKYTNEKNDL, from the coding sequence ATGGGTATGACAGAATTTTTGATTTTCGCAGCTCCTCTGATCGTTCTTGTCATATGTGTTGTTCTAGTTTTTGTATGGGGAGCTAAAGCAGGCCCCCCTGCATTTATTGAAAACACAGAACAGGCAGAATATAAGAACAGTGCTAACGAAGAAAAATATACAAACGAAAAAAATGATCTATAA
- a CDS encoding GntR family transcriptional regulator, producing MFFRIDTKSSTPLYEQIIYQIKDMCLTGLLRPGEKLPSIRDLSSQMVINPNTVNKAYQELERSGIIVTIRGKGTFIAEDFPLTPLPEKEKKIQSQVRQLVIDCHYAGISKQRLLEWTEQCFAEMEDRSS from the coding sequence ATGTTTTTTCGAATTGATACGAAAAGCAGTACTCCTTTGTATGAACAGATCATTTATCAAATAAAGGATATGTGCTTAACAGGACTGCTTCGGCCCGGCGAGAAGCTGCCGTCTATTAGAGATTTGTCTTCTCAAATGGTCATTAACCCGAACACTGTCAATAAAGCTTATCAGGAACTGGAGCGTTCAGGAATAATAGTTACCATACGTGGAAAAGGTACTTTTATTGCTGAAGATTTCCCTTTAACCCCCCTTCCGGAAAAGGAGAAAAAAATCCAAAGCCAGGTGCGCCAGCTTGTAATTGACTGCCATTATGCAGGCATAAGTAAACAGCGCCTCCTGGAATGGACAGAACAGTGCTTTGCTGAAATGGAGGACAGATCTTCATGA
- a CDS encoding acetyl-CoA carboxylase biotin carboxylase subunit: MVKKLLIANRGEIACRIIRTCKRLNIISVAVYSEADASSMHVKMADEAAAIGGSRVKESYLNIDHVLQAAKDTGADAVHPGYGLLSENAEFAARVKEEGILFIGPEEHIIEKMGDKIEARQLMIQAGVPVVPGVELASTEEAQVVSAARDIGYPLMVKAAAGGGGIGMQKVENEAALMKAVSSVIKKAETFFGSAALFLEKYIEEPRHIEAQIAGDVHGEIRAIGTRDCSIQRRHQKVVEEAPPPNFSEAGEEALKKAAEKAAGALNYTNVGTVEFLVDEAENVYFLEMNTRLQVEHPVTEETTGIDLVEWQILLAEGERISELPVTGKAENCSLEVRLYAEDPKTFFPSPGKITAWSFPEVQGVRYDSGFTSGDTITPYYDPMIGKVIVSGEKREDVIKKLIYVLEEAEVTGIKTNIPMLIEVLKDVRFQNGEVSTHFLMQTL, translated from the coding sequence ATGGTTAAAAAGTTACTTATTGCAAACCGTGGAGAAATAGCCTGCAGAATTATCCGTACATGTAAAAGATTAAATATTATCAGCGTAGCTGTCTATTCAGAAGCGGACGCTTCCAGCATGCACGTGAAGATGGCAGACGAAGCGGCAGCAATCGGAGGTTCCAGGGTAAAAGAAAGTTATTTGAATATAGACCACGTTCTTCAGGCAGCAAAAGATACAGGGGCAGATGCTGTGCACCCCGGCTATGGTTTGTTATCAGAAAATGCTGAATTTGCTGCGAGGGTAAAAGAGGAAGGAATTTTATTCATCGGTCCCGAAGAGCATATTATCGAAAAAATGGGGGATAAAATCGAAGCCCGTCAGCTGATGATACAAGCTGGAGTTCCCGTCGTTCCAGGAGTGGAACTGGCATCAACAGAAGAAGCACAGGTTGTAAGCGCAGCCCGGGACATTGGTTATCCCCTGATGGTTAAAGCCGCTGCCGGCGGTGGAGGAATTGGCATGCAGAAGGTGGAAAACGAAGCAGCTTTAATGAAAGCGGTATCTTCTGTCATAAAAAAAGCAGAAACTTTTTTTGGATCTGCTGCGCTTTTTCTCGAAAAGTATATTGAAGAACCCCGCCATATAGAAGCTCAGATCGCCGGAGATGTGCACGGGGAAATTCGGGCAATTGGCACACGCGACTGCTCTATCCAAAGACGTCATCAAAAAGTCGTAGAAGAAGCCCCGCCTCCGAACTTTTCCGAAGCGGGAGAGGAAGCTCTAAAGAAAGCAGCTGAAAAAGCAGCAGGAGCTCTTAACTATACGAATGTAGGAACTGTAGAATTCCTTGTAGATGAAGCGGAAAACGTATATTTCCTTGAAATGAATACAAGGCTCCAGGTGGAACATCCGGTAACGGAGGAAACAACTGGTATCGATCTGGTGGAATGGCAGATTCTGCTTGCAGAAGGAGAGCGTATCTCTGAGCTTCCTGTGACCGGGAAAGCTGAAAATTGTTCTTTGGAAGTACGTCTTTATGCAGAGGATCCAAAAACATTTTTTCCTTCTCCCGGAAAAATAACAGCCTGGTCTTTCCCGGAAGTACAGGGAGTCCGGTACGATTCCGGATTTACTTCAGGGGACACCATTACTCCTTACTATGATCCGATGATCGGAAAAGTTATTGTAAGCGGTGAAAAGAGAGAAGATGTAATTAAGAAATTAATCTACGTACTGGAAGAAGCAGAAGTAACCGGAATTAAAACAAACATTCCAATGCTGATCGAAGTATTAAAAGACGTTCGATTTCAAAATGGAGAAGTATCTACCCACTTTCTCATGCAGACATTATAA
- a CDS encoding hydroxymethylglutaryl-CoA lyase, which produces MSIPKQVMLKEVGPRDGLQNESSIISTEKKIAWIDKLVEAGLKYIEVSSFVSPKWIPALADADDVFRYLKREDDVTYAALVPNEKGLERALRADVDEIGIFISASEAHNRRNVNKSIDETLSVLKEVVSTAKQEGKTARGYVSAVFGCPFEGHVSIGQVERVSHALLDMGIDELSLGDTIGVANPLQVKQVVRQLKTTIPTGKLALHLHNTRGLAQANIMAGLEENIQVFDGATGGLGGCPYAKGATGNVATEDVQYLMESLGIETGVSLKGLINAAKYIEPYVGNELPSYQLKLSQEEGDGA; this is translated from the coding sequence GTGAGTATTCCTAAGCAGGTCATGCTTAAGGAAGTAGGGCCAAGAGATGGTCTTCAAAATGAGTCCTCTATTATTTCAACAGAAAAGAAAATAGCATGGATCGATAAACTTGTTGAAGCAGGCCTGAAGTATATCGAAGTCAGTTCATTTGTTTCACCGAAATGGATACCCGCCCTCGCTGATGCAGATGATGTTTTCCGTTATTTAAAGCGGGAGGATGATGTGACATATGCTGCACTTGTGCCTAACGAAAAGGGGCTGGAGCGGGCGCTAAGGGCCGATGTTGATGAAATAGGTATTTTCATTTCTGCAAGTGAGGCTCATAACCGAAGAAATGTGAACAAATCGATCGATGAAACTCTCTCAGTCCTGAAAGAAGTAGTATCGACGGCTAAACAGGAAGGGAAAACAGCGCGGGGCTATGTGTCAGCTGTTTTCGGCTGCCCATTTGAAGGGCATGTATCGATAGGACAGGTGGAACGTGTCAGCCACGCACTTCTCGACATGGGAATTGATGAATTGTCGCTCGGAGATACGATAGGAGTAGCCAACCCACTGCAGGTTAAGCAGGTAGTCAGACAGTTAAAAACAACTATCCCTACAGGAAAACTCGCTCTGCATCTGCATAATACACGGGGACTTGCCCAGGCAAATATTATGGCCGGTCTCGAAGAAAATATTCAGGTTTTTGACGGAGCTACGGGCGGACTCGGAGGATGCCCCTATGCTAAAGGAGCAACCGGAAATGTAGCTACAGAAGATGTTCAGTATTTAATGGAGTCTCTTGGTATCGAAACAGGTGTAAGTCTGAAAGGTCTTATTAATGCTGCAAAATATATCGAGCCTTATGTTGGAAATGAACTTCCGAGCTATCAGCTGAAACTTTCCCAAGAAGAGGGGGATGGCGCGTGA
- a CDS encoding acetyl-CoA carboxylase biotin carboxyl carrier protein subunit, protein MASIMTTMAGNVWKINVKVGDEISPGDEVVILESMKMEIPIEAETGGTVSEILVEEGSFVNEEEVIVKLD, encoded by the coding sequence ATGGCATCAATCATGACAACAATGGCAGGAAACGTATGGAAAATAAATGTAAAAGTTGGAGATGAAATTTCTCCAGGGGATGAAGTAGTTATTTTAGAATCGATGAAAATGGAAATCCCAATTGAAGCAGAAACAGGAGGAACGGTTTCAGAAATTCTTGTAGAAGAAGGCAGCTTCGTAAACGAAGAGGAAGTCATAGTAAAACTTGACTAA
- a CDS encoding cytochrome d ubiquinol oxidase subunit II, with translation MTYEVVGITVLWLFLYGYLIVASVDFGAGFFSYYSKRKNKESVIHSIIQRYLSPVWEVTNVFLVFFFIGIVGFFPDTAYYYGTALLIPGSVAIILLAIRGSYYAFATYGAKESNFYSFLYGATGLLIPASLTTVLTISEGGYISVDDGNVSLLYGELFSSLYSWGVVILAVVSVLFISAAFLTYYAARAKDNEAFSLLRKYALTWAFPSIIMGIIVFALLEQRNPEHFASMLEYWWMFGISFMAFLTAAWLIWKKKNLGIAFIMVMIQYFAAFFAYGASHLPYLLYPHLTIYDGFTNEAMAAALIIAFIAGLFLLIPSLYLLMRLFLFDAEYVEGRR, from the coding sequence ATGACGTATGAAGTAGTAGGTATCACAGTTTTATGGCTGTTTTTATACGGTTATCTGATTGTCGCTTCTGTTGATTTCGGAGCCGGTTTCTTCAGCTATTACTCGAAGCGTAAAAACAAGGAAAGCGTCATCCATTCGATTATTCAGCGTTACCTTTCTCCTGTATGGGAAGTTACAAACGTATTTCTCGTCTTTTTCTTTATCGGAATTGTCGGTTTCTTTCCTGATACGGCCTATTATTATGGAACTGCCCTTTTGATACCCGGGAGTGTAGCTATTATTCTCCTCGCTATAAGGGGATCCTACTATGCTTTTGCAACTTATGGTGCAAAGGAAAGCAATTTTTACAGCTTTCTTTATGGTGCAACAGGGCTTTTAATTCCTGCTTCTCTGACAACTGTTTTGACAATTTCAGAAGGAGGATATATATCCGTTGATGATGGGAATGTAAGTTTATTATATGGAGAATTATTCAGCAGTCTGTATTCCTGGGGAGTCGTTATTCTGGCAGTCGTAAGTGTACTCTTTATATCCGCAGCCTTTTTAACTTATTATGCCGCCAGGGCAAAAGACAACGAAGCTTTTTCTCTGCTGCGCAAGTACGCACTCACATGGGCCTTCCCTTCTATTATCATGGGAATCATTGTCTTCGCACTGCTTGAACAGCGGAATCCTGAACATTTTGCCAGTATGCTGGAATATTGGTGGATGTTTGGCATTTCTTTTATGGCTTTCCTGACCGCAGCATGGCTTATTTGGAAAAAGAAAAATCTCGGCATCGCTTTTATTATGGTAATGATACAATATTTCGCAGCATTTTTTGCTTACGGTGCTTCCCATCTTCCTTATCTGCTTTATCCGCACTTAACAATTTATGACGGATTTACGAATGAGGCAATGGCTGCGGCTCTTATCATTGCTTTTATAGCAGGGTTGTTTCTGCTTATTCCTTCCTTATATCTGCTGATGCGGCTGTTTCTGTTTGACGCTGAATACGTAGAAGGACGCCGTTAA
- a CDS encoding cytochrome ubiquinol oxidase subunit I, giving the protein MFDNDPVLLSRILTYLTLGFHAIFATIGVGIPMMIAIAEWMGMKRKDPHYTLLARRWARGFVITVAIGVVTGTAIGLQLSLLWPNFMQAAGHTIGLPMFMETFAFFFEAIFLGIYLYTWDRFKTKMKHFLLLIPIVIGATASAFFITTVNAFMNVPQGFEIVDGIVTNVNPIEAMFNPATPTKISHVIIICYLTSAFVLATIAAVKILKGNKSVYHRKALHMTMVAAAVFAVGTAVIGDLSGKYLHEYQPEKLAAAEWHFETERGAPLILGGYLTEDNEVKYALELPYALSILSGFSPDTEVVGLNEFEDDVLPPLFIHYFFDTMVFIGMYLAFVSTLFVFLNWTKKWNAFNKPLLMMIAAGGPLSILAMESGWIFTEVGRQPWILNGIMRTSEGATSSEHVGLMLILFALLYTVLGVTCAGVLRKMFRSNPVEREMYKRGINNYEV; this is encoded by the coding sequence CTGTTCGATAATGATCCGGTCCTCTTGAGCAGAATATTAACTTATTTAACGCTGGGCTTTCATGCGATCTTTGCTACTATTGGTGTTGGAATACCTATGATGATTGCTATAGCTGAATGGATGGGAATGAAAAGAAAAGATCCTCATTACACTCTGCTTGCAAGACGCTGGGCGCGAGGATTTGTTATTACTGTCGCTATTGGGGTTGTCACCGGTACAGCTATCGGCCTTCAGCTCAGTCTGCTGTGGCCGAACTTCATGCAGGCAGCCGGCCATACGATAGGTCTGCCGATGTTTATGGAGACATTTGCCTTTTTCTTTGAAGCGATTTTCCTCGGTATTTACCTTTACACGTGGGATCGGTTTAAAACTAAAATGAAGCATTTCCTGCTGTTAATTCCTATTGTTATAGGAGCTACGGCGAGCGCTTTCTTTATTACAACAGTGAATGCTTTTATGAACGTCCCACAGGGCTTTGAAATCGTAGATGGAATCGTAACAAACGTTAATCCAATTGAAGCCATGTTTAATCCTGCTACACCTACTAAAATATCCCATGTTATTATTATCTGCTATTTGACGTCAGCTTTCGTACTGGCAACAATTGCAGCTGTAAAAATATTAAAAGGAAATAAATCCGTCTATCACCGGAAAGCTCTGCATATGACGATGGTGGCGGCGGCTGTATTTGCCGTAGGCACCGCTGTTATTGGTGACCTGTCAGGTAAATACCTTCACGAATATCAGCCTGAAAAACTCGCTGCTGCAGAGTGGCACTTTGAAACTGAAAGAGGTGCCCCGCTTATTCTCGGCGGCTACCTGACAGAAGATAATGAAGTGAAATATGCACTGGAGCTTCCATATGCTTTAAGTATTTTGTCCGGATTTTCACCGGATACGGAAGTTGTAGGGCTGAATGAATTTGAGGACGATGTTCTGCCGCCTCTTTTTATTCATTACTTTTTTGATACGATGGTCTTTATAGGCATGTACCTTGCCTTCGTCAGCACGCTTTTTGTATTTCTCAATTGGACGAAGAAGTGGAACGCTTTTAATAAGCCTCTGCTTATGATGATTGCTGCAGGAGGACCACTTTCCATACTTGCTATGGAATCAGGATGGATCTTTACTGAAGTCGGTCGACAGCCTTGGATTTTAAACGGAATTATGAGGACTTCTGAAGGAGCCACGAGCTCCGAGCATGTCGGTTTAATGCTCATTCTTTTCGCTTTGCTGTACACAGTACTGGGCGTCACCTGTGCGGGCGTTCTCCGCAAAATGTTTAGAAGTAACCCGGTCGAAAGAGAAATGTACAAGCGGGGGATTAATAACTATGAAGTTTAA